Proteins found in one Sorghum bicolor cultivar BTx623 chromosome 1, Sorghum_bicolor_NCBIv3, whole genome shotgun sequence genomic segment:
- the LOC110433138 gene encoding uncharacterized protein LOC110433138: protein MAASLLGLYNGGSGRGRRVHARSGSRRSAAVVKQLLSRLSRYWRRRAVRPRRTAVRFGYDLHSYYQNFDDGIASSGHHRL from the coding sequence ATGGCGGCGTCTCTGCTCGGCCTGTACAACGGGGGCAGCGGCCGGGGCAGGAGGGTCCACGCCAGGAGCGGCAGCCGGCGGTCAGCTGCCGTGGTGAAGCAGTTGCTGTCGAGGTTGAGCCGCTATTGGAGGAGACGCGCGGTGCGGCCGAGGCGAACCGCGGTGAGGTTCGGGTATGACCTGCATAGCTACTACCAGAACTTCGACGACGGCATTGCCTCCTCCGGCCACCACCGCTTGTAG
- the LOC110431812 gene encoding uncharacterized protein LOC110431812, which yields MAASLLGLYSGGRGHARSGGRRSAAAVKRLLSSLRRSWRRRAARPRRSAVRFGYDLHSYYQNFDDGIASYSGHHRL from the coding sequence ATGGCGGCGTCTCTGCTCGGACTGTACAGCGGCGGGAGGGGCCACGCCAGGAGCGGCGGCCGCCGGTCGGCTGCGGCGGTGAAGCGGCTGCTGTCGAGCTTGAGGCGCTCTTGGAGGAGACGTGCGGCGCGGCCGAGGCGAAGCGCGGTGAGGTTCGGGTATGACCTGCATAGCTACTACCAGAACTTCGACGACGGCATTGCCTCCTACTCAGGCCACCACCGCTTGTAG
- the LOC110431831 gene encoding uncharacterized protein LOC110431831 — protein MAASLLSLYTSGSGRGRRVHTRSGGRRSAAAVKQLLSRLRRSWRRRPARPRRSAVRFGYDLHSYYQNFDDGIASSGHHRL, from the coding sequence ATGGCGGCGTCTCTGCTCAGCCTGTACACCAGCGGCAGCGGCCGGGGCAGGAGGGTCCACACCAGGAGCGGCGGCCGCCGGTCGGCTGCGGCGGTGAAGCAGCTGCTGTCGAGGTTGAGGCGCTCTTGGAGGAGACGCCCGGCGCGGCCGAGGCGAAGCGCGGTCAGGTTCGGCTATGACCTGCATAGCTACTACCAGAACTTTGACGACGGCATTGCCTCCTCCGGCCACCACCGCTTGTAG